One genomic segment of Suricata suricatta isolate VVHF042 chromosome 16, meerkat_22Aug2017_6uvM2_HiC, whole genome shotgun sequence includes these proteins:
- the ZNF227 gene encoding zinc finger protein 227 isoform X4 encodes METLRKAALKYLSYEELSCWQIRKQVAGDLTMCLRGKGSQLLRRDSVQVSENENNVMNYKGNISTSTASQELSVWKTRDSRGNARLHESQKQSRGQQVNVKNNLSVYGTFVKKSPLRDHPGTDPEQKPYKYSDRGKSTCDGFRPHVPPGGGLLPCRERGQGFGYSAMLPLRDVHTGEKCSSQCPHLQALQRIRPREKRSKRQESSDCFGKSAFLRHLPNHAGEKSYRCDRCGKGFSSSTGLIIHYRTHTGEKPYKCEECGKCFSQSSNFQCHQRVHTEEKPYKCEECGKGFGWSVNLRVHQRVHRGEKPYKCEECGKGFTQAAHCHIHQRVHTGEKPYRCDVCGKGFSHNSPLICHRRVHTGEKPYKCEACGKGFTRNTDLHIHFRVHTGEKPYKCKECGKGFSQASNLQVHQNVHTGEKRFKCETCGKGFSQSSKLQTHQRVHTGEKPYKCDVCGKDFSYSSNLKLHQVIHTGEKPYACEECGKAFSWRSNLHAHQRVHSGEKPYKCEECDKSFSQAVDFRVHQRVHTGEKPYTCGVCGKGFSQSSGLQSHQRVHTGEKPYTCDVCGKGFRYSSQFIYHQRGHTGEKPYKCEECGKGFGRSLNLRHHQRVHTGEKPHRCGECGKAFSLPSNLRVHLSIHIREKLFKCAECGKSFSQSFRLRAHQRVHTGEKPYKCDVCGKDFSHRSRLTYHQKVHAGKNRSK; translated from the coding sequence ATGGAGACTCTTCGAAAAGCTGCCTTGAAATACCTTTCATATGAAGAACTATCCTGCTGGCAAATCAGGAAGCAGGTTGCAGGTGATTTAACCATGTGTCTTCGGGGGAAGGGCTCCCAGTTACTCCGACGTGATTCTGTCCAGGTTTCTGAAAATGAGAACAATGTAATGAATTATAAAGGAAATATCTCCACTTCCACTGCAAGTCAAGAGCTGTCAGTCTGGAAAACTCGGGATTCTCGTGGGAATGCCCGCCTGCATGAGTCGCAGAAGCAGAGCAGAGGTCAGCAAGTTAATGTGAAAAATAACCTGAGTGTATATGGAACCTTCGTGAAGAAATCCCCACTTAGGGACCATCCTGGCACTGACCCAGAGCAGAAACCCTACAAATACAGCGACCGTGGCAAAAGCACTTGTGATGGTTTCCGTCCGCATGTACCCCCGGGAGGGGGCCTCCTCCCGTGTCGTGAGCGTGGACAGGGCTTCGGTTACAGCGCCATGCTTCCGCTGCGGGACGTTCACACCGGAGAGAAGTGCTCGAGTCAGTGCCCACACCTGCAGGCTCTTCAGAGAATCCGTCCAAGAGAGAAGCGCAGTAAACGTCAGGAATCCAGTGATTGCTTCGGTAAGAGCGCTTTTCTCCGTCATCTGCCTAACCACGCAGGGGAGAAGTCCTACAGATGTGACCGTTGTGGCAAGGGATTCAGTAGCAGCACAGGCCTGATCATTCATTACAGGACtcacactggagaaaaacctTATAAATGTGAGGAGTGCGGCAAATGCTTTAGCCAAAGTTCAAATTTTCAATGCCATCAGAGAGTCCACACTGAAGAGAAACCATACAAGTGTGAAGAGTGTGGTAAGGGCTTTGGTTGGAGTGTTAATCTTCGTGTTCATCAGAGGGTCCACAGGGGTGAGAAACCCTACAAGTGTGAGGAGTGTGGGAAGGGCTTCACTCAGGCTGCCCACTGTCACATACACCAGAGGGTCCACACCGGGGAGAAGCCGTACAGATGTGACGTCTGTGGAAAGGGCTTCAGTCATAACTCACCGTTAATATGCCATCGGAGggttcacactggagagaaaccatacAAATGTGAGGCGTGTGGGAAGGGCTTTACCCGTAACACAGATCTTCACATCCATTTCCGAgttcacacaggagagaaaccgtACAAGTGTAAGGAGTGTGGGAAGGGCTTCAGTCAGGCCTCTAATCTTCAAGTCCATCAGAACGTCCACACTGGGGAAAAACGATTCAAATGTGAGACGTGTGGGAAGGGCTTCAGTCAGTCATCGAAGCTTCAAACGCATCAGAGagtccacactggagagaagccgTACAAATGTGATGTGTGTGGTAAGGACTTCAGTTACAGTTCAAATCTGAAACTGCACCAAGtaattcacactggagaaaaaccaTATGCATGCGAGGAGTGCGGGAAGGCCTTCAGTTGGCGATCGAATCTTCATGCTCATCAGCGAGTCCACTCTGGGGAGAAACCCTATAAATGTGAGGAGTGTGATAAAAGCTTCAGTCAGGCCGTAGACTTTCGGGTACATCAGCGAGtccacactggggagaagccGTACACGTGCGGTGTGTGCGGGAAGGGCTTCAGTCAGTCTTCCGGCCTCCAGTCCCACCAGAGGGtccacactggggagaagccGTACACGTGTGACGTCTGTGGAAAGGGTTTTAGATACAGTTCGCAGTTCATATACCACCAGCGAGGCCACACTGGAGaaaaaccttacaaatgtgagGAGTGTGGGAAAGGCTTTGGAAGGAGCTTGAATCTTCGCCATCATCAGAGGGTCCACACGGGAGAGAAGCCCCATAGATGTGGAGAGTGTGGTAAGGCCTTCAGTCTCCCCTCAAATCTTAGAGTCCATCTGAGTATCCACATTAGGGAGAAACTATTTAAATGTGCGGAGTGTGGGAAGAGCTTCAGTCAAAGTTTCCGTCTTCGAGCCCATCAGAGAGTCCACACTGGTGAGAAACCATACAAATGTGACGTATGTGGTAAGGACTTCAGTCACCGTTCACGTCTTACGTACCATCAGAAAGTCCATGCCGGCAAGAATCGTTCGAAGTGA
- the ZNF227 gene encoding zinc finger protein 227 isoform X3, with protein sequence MPPQDSDLSEKEQEKMTYFQEAVTFKDVAVVFTIEELGLLDSAQRKLYRDVTLENFRNLVSVGHLPLKPDMVSQLEAEEELWVMERETQRNGCCSEIRLAVPSGSKNQGEMETLRKAALKYLSYEELSCWQIRKQVAGDLTMCLRGKGSQLLRRDSVQVSENENNVMNYKGNISTSTASQELSVWKTRDSRGNARLHESQKQSRGQQVNVKNNLSVYGTFVKKSPLRDHPGTDPEQKPYKYSDRGKSTCDGFRPHVPPGGGLLPCRERGQGFGYSAMLPLRDVHTGEKCSSQCPHLQALQRIRPREKRSKRQESSDCFGKSAFLRHLPNHAGEKSYRCDRCGKGFSSSTGLIIHYRTHTGEKPYKCEECGKCFSQSSNFQCHQRVHTEEKPYKCEECGKGFGWSVNLRVHQRVHRGEKPYKCEECGKGFTQAAHCHIHQRVHTGEKPYRCDVCGKGFSHNSPLICHRRVHTGEKPYKCEACGKGFTRNTDLHIHFRVHTGEKPYKCKECGKGFSQASNLQVHQNVHTGEKRFKCETCGKGFSQSSKLQTHQRVHTGEKPYKCDVCGKDFSYSSNLKLHQVIHTGEKPYACEECGKAFSWRSNLHAHQRVHSGEKPYKCEECDKSFSQAVDFRVHQRVHTGEKPYTCGVCGKGFSQSSGLQSHQRVHTGEKPYTCDVCGKGFRYSSQFIYHQRGHTGEKPYKCEECGKGFGRSLNLRHHQRVHTGEKPHRCGECGKAFSLPSNLRVHLSIHIREKLFKCAECGKSFSQSFRLRAHQRVHTGEKPYKCDVCGKDFSHRSRLTYHQKVHAGKNRSK encoded by the exons ATGCCTCCTCAGGACTCTGACCTTTCcgagaaggagcaggagaaaaTGACCTACTTTCAG GAGGCAGTGACGTTCAAGGACGTGGCCGTGGTCTTCACCATAGAGGAGCTGGGGCTGCTGGACTCCGCCCAGAGGAAGCTGTACCGAGACGTGACGCTGGAGAACTTCCGGAACCTGGTTTCTGTGG GACATCTTCCCCTCAAGCCAGATATGGTGTCCCAGTTGGAGGCAGAAGAAGAGCTTTGGGTGATGGAAAGAGAAACCCAAAGAAATGGATGTTGCAGTGAGATCCGCCTGGCTGTCCCTTCAG GCAGCAAGAATCAAGGTGAGATGGAGACTCTTCGAAAAGCTGCCTTGAAATACCTTTCATATGAAGAACTATCCTGCTGGCAAATCAGGAAGCAGGTTGCAGGTGATTTAACCATGTGTCTTCGGGGGAAGGGCTCCCAGTTACTCCGACGTGATTCTGTCCAGGTTTCTGAAAATGAGAACAATGTAATGAATTATAAAGGAAATATCTCCACTTCCACTGCAAGTCAAGAGCTGTCAGTCTGGAAAACTCGGGATTCTCGTGGGAATGCCCGCCTGCATGAGTCGCAGAAGCAGAGCAGAGGTCAGCAAGTTAATGTGAAAAATAACCTGAGTGTATATGGAACCTTCGTGAAGAAATCCCCACTTAGGGACCATCCTGGCACTGACCCAGAGCAGAAACCCTACAAATACAGCGACCGTGGCAAAAGCACTTGTGATGGTTTCCGTCCGCATGTACCCCCGGGAGGGGGCCTCCTCCCGTGTCGTGAGCGTGGACAGGGCTTCGGTTACAGCGCCATGCTTCCGCTGCGGGACGTTCACACCGGAGAGAAGTGCTCGAGTCAGTGCCCACACCTGCAGGCTCTTCAGAGAATCCGTCCAAGAGAGAAGCGCAGTAAACGTCAGGAATCCAGTGATTGCTTCGGTAAGAGCGCTTTTCTCCGTCATCTGCCTAACCACGCAGGGGAGAAGTCCTACAGATGTGACCGTTGTGGCAAGGGATTCAGTAGCAGCACAGGCCTGATCATTCATTACAGGACtcacactggagaaaaacctTATAAATGTGAGGAGTGCGGCAAATGCTTTAGCCAAAGTTCAAATTTTCAATGCCATCAGAGAGTCCACACTGAAGAGAAACCATACAAGTGTGAAGAGTGTGGTAAGGGCTTTGGTTGGAGTGTTAATCTTCGTGTTCATCAGAGGGTCCACAGGGGTGAGAAACCCTACAAGTGTGAGGAGTGTGGGAAGGGCTTCACTCAGGCTGCCCACTGTCACATACACCAGAGGGTCCACACCGGGGAGAAGCCGTACAGATGTGACGTCTGTGGAAAGGGCTTCAGTCATAACTCACCGTTAATATGCCATCGGAGggttcacactggagagaaaccatacAAATGTGAGGCGTGTGGGAAGGGCTTTACCCGTAACACAGATCTTCACATCCATTTCCGAgttcacacaggagagaaaccgtACAAGTGTAAGGAGTGTGGGAAGGGCTTCAGTCAGGCCTCTAATCTTCAAGTCCATCAGAACGTCCACACTGGGGAAAAACGATTCAAATGTGAGACGTGTGGGAAGGGCTTCAGTCAGTCATCGAAGCTTCAAACGCATCAGAGagtccacactggagagaagccgTACAAATGTGATGTGTGTGGTAAGGACTTCAGTTACAGTTCAAATCTGAAACTGCACCAAGtaattcacactggagaaaaaccaTATGCATGCGAGGAGTGCGGGAAGGCCTTCAGTTGGCGATCGAATCTTCATGCTCATCAGCGAGTCCACTCTGGGGAGAAACCCTATAAATGTGAGGAGTGTGATAAAAGCTTCAGTCAGGCCGTAGACTTTCGGGTACATCAGCGAGtccacactggggagaagccGTACACGTGCGGTGTGTGCGGGAAGGGCTTCAGTCAGTCTTCCGGCCTCCAGTCCCACCAGAGGGtccacactggggagaagccGTACACGTGTGACGTCTGTGGAAAGGGTTTTAGATACAGTTCGCAGTTCATATACCACCAGCGAGGCCACACTGGAGaaaaaccttacaaatgtgagGAGTGTGGGAAAGGCTTTGGAAGGAGCTTGAATCTTCGCCATCATCAGAGGGTCCACACGGGAGAGAAGCCCCATAGATGTGGAGAGTGTGGTAAGGCCTTCAGTCTCCCCTCAAATCTTAGAGTCCATCTGAGTATCCACATTAGGGAGAAACTATTTAAATGTGCGGAGTGTGGGAAGAGCTTCAGTCAAAGTTTCCGTCTTCGAGCCCATCAGAGAGTCCACACTGGTGAGAAACCATACAAATGTGACGTATGTGGTAAGGACTTCAGTCACCGTTCACGTCTTACGTACCATCAGAAAGTCCATGCCGGCAAGAATCGTTCGAAGTGA
- the ZNF227 gene encoding zinc finger protein 227 isoform X1 — MEESRPPAEAERRSAEGWDPSALRPHLPSTAATSIGASTKDSWLFGLPVRSGHPGRTSRGRTILAVGKLHLVVQAGRCPAAPGPHAYSQLESTPRSAAHVVRGCPCPEVGGLSCNFCKDPRRLAAAVAGGSRLPCPSPVMPPQDSDLSEKEQEKMTYFQEAVTFKDVAVVFTIEELGLLDSAQRKLYRDVTLENFRNLVSVGHLPLKPDMVSQLEAEEELWVMERETQRNGCCSEIRLAVPSGSKNQGEMETLRKAALKYLSYEELSCWQIRKQVAGDLTMCLRGKGSQLLRRDSVQVSENENNVMNYKGNISTSTASQELSVWKTRDSRGNARLHESQKQSRGQQVNVKNNLSVYGTFVKKSPLRDHPGTDPEQKPYKYSDRGKSTCDGFRPHVPPGGGLLPCRERGQGFGYSAMLPLRDVHTGEKCSSQCPHLQALQRIRPREKRSKRQESSDCFGKSAFLRHLPNHAGEKSYRCDRCGKGFSSSTGLIIHYRTHTGEKPYKCEECGKCFSQSSNFQCHQRVHTEEKPYKCEECGKGFGWSVNLRVHQRVHRGEKPYKCEECGKGFTQAAHCHIHQRVHTGEKPYRCDVCGKGFSHNSPLICHRRVHTGEKPYKCEACGKGFTRNTDLHIHFRVHTGEKPYKCKECGKGFSQASNLQVHQNVHTGEKRFKCETCGKGFSQSSKLQTHQRVHTGEKPYKCDVCGKDFSYSSNLKLHQVIHTGEKPYACEECGKAFSWRSNLHAHQRVHSGEKPYKCEECDKSFSQAVDFRVHQRVHTGEKPYTCGVCGKGFSQSSGLQSHQRVHTGEKPYTCDVCGKGFRYSSQFIYHQRGHTGEKPYKCEECGKGFGRSLNLRHHQRVHTGEKPHRCGECGKAFSLPSNLRVHLSIHIREKLFKCAECGKSFSQSFRLRAHQRVHTGEKPYKCDVCGKDFSHRSRLTYHQKVHAGKNRSK; from the exons ATGGAGGAGTCGCGGCCGCCGGCGGAGGCTGAGAGACGGAGTGCGGAAGGTTGGGATCCCTCTGCTCTCCGCCCCCACTTACCCAGCACCGCTGCTACTTCTATAG GTGCAAGCACAAAGGATTCCTGGCTCTTTGGACTTCCCGTCCGCTCAGGTCATCCGGGGAGAACCTCACGAG GACGGACGATTCTTGCAGTAGGGAAACTGCATTTGGTTGTGCAGGCTGGTCGCTGTCCAGCGGCCCCTGGCCCACACGCTTATTCGCAGTTGGAATCTACTCCGCGCTCTGCTGCCCACGTTGTGCGTGGCTGCCCCTGCCCGGAAGTAGGGGGGCTTTCGTGTAACTTCTGCAAAGACCCGCGTAGGCTCGCGGCAGCCGTGGCCGGCGGCTCACGGCTTCCTTGTCCTTCCCCAGTTATGCCTCCTCAGGACTCTGACCTTTCcgagaaggagcaggagaaaaTGACCTACTTTCAG GAGGCAGTGACGTTCAAGGACGTGGCCGTGGTCTTCACCATAGAGGAGCTGGGGCTGCTGGACTCCGCCCAGAGGAAGCTGTACCGAGACGTGACGCTGGAGAACTTCCGGAACCTGGTTTCTGTGG GACATCTTCCCCTCAAGCCAGATATGGTGTCCCAGTTGGAGGCAGAAGAAGAGCTTTGGGTGATGGAAAGAGAAACCCAAAGAAATGGATGTTGCAGTGAGATCCGCCTGGCTGTCCCTTCAG GCAGCAAGAATCAAGGTGAGATGGAGACTCTTCGAAAAGCTGCCTTGAAATACCTTTCATATGAAGAACTATCCTGCTGGCAAATCAGGAAGCAGGTTGCAGGTGATTTAACCATGTGTCTTCGGGGGAAGGGCTCCCAGTTACTCCGACGTGATTCTGTCCAGGTTTCTGAAAATGAGAACAATGTAATGAATTATAAAGGAAATATCTCCACTTCCACTGCAAGTCAAGAGCTGTCAGTCTGGAAAACTCGGGATTCTCGTGGGAATGCCCGCCTGCATGAGTCGCAGAAGCAGAGCAGAGGTCAGCAAGTTAATGTGAAAAATAACCTGAGTGTATATGGAACCTTCGTGAAGAAATCCCCACTTAGGGACCATCCTGGCACTGACCCAGAGCAGAAACCCTACAAATACAGCGACCGTGGCAAAAGCACTTGTGATGGTTTCCGTCCGCATGTACCCCCGGGAGGGGGCCTCCTCCCGTGTCGTGAGCGTGGACAGGGCTTCGGTTACAGCGCCATGCTTCCGCTGCGGGACGTTCACACCGGAGAGAAGTGCTCGAGTCAGTGCCCACACCTGCAGGCTCTTCAGAGAATCCGTCCAAGAGAGAAGCGCAGTAAACGTCAGGAATCCAGTGATTGCTTCGGTAAGAGCGCTTTTCTCCGTCATCTGCCTAACCACGCAGGGGAGAAGTCCTACAGATGTGACCGTTGTGGCAAGGGATTCAGTAGCAGCACAGGCCTGATCATTCATTACAGGACtcacactggagaaaaacctTATAAATGTGAGGAGTGCGGCAAATGCTTTAGCCAAAGTTCAAATTTTCAATGCCATCAGAGAGTCCACACTGAAGAGAAACCATACAAGTGTGAAGAGTGTGGTAAGGGCTTTGGTTGGAGTGTTAATCTTCGTGTTCATCAGAGGGTCCACAGGGGTGAGAAACCCTACAAGTGTGAGGAGTGTGGGAAGGGCTTCACTCAGGCTGCCCACTGTCACATACACCAGAGGGTCCACACCGGGGAGAAGCCGTACAGATGTGACGTCTGTGGAAAGGGCTTCAGTCATAACTCACCGTTAATATGCCATCGGAGggttcacactggagagaaaccatacAAATGTGAGGCGTGTGGGAAGGGCTTTACCCGTAACACAGATCTTCACATCCATTTCCGAgttcacacaggagagaaaccgtACAAGTGTAAGGAGTGTGGGAAGGGCTTCAGTCAGGCCTCTAATCTTCAAGTCCATCAGAACGTCCACACTGGGGAAAAACGATTCAAATGTGAGACGTGTGGGAAGGGCTTCAGTCAGTCATCGAAGCTTCAAACGCATCAGAGagtccacactggagagaagccgTACAAATGTGATGTGTGTGGTAAGGACTTCAGTTACAGTTCAAATCTGAAACTGCACCAAGtaattcacactggagaaaaaccaTATGCATGCGAGGAGTGCGGGAAGGCCTTCAGTTGGCGATCGAATCTTCATGCTCATCAGCGAGTCCACTCTGGGGAGAAACCCTATAAATGTGAGGAGTGTGATAAAAGCTTCAGTCAGGCCGTAGACTTTCGGGTACATCAGCGAGtccacactggggagaagccGTACACGTGCGGTGTGTGCGGGAAGGGCTTCAGTCAGTCTTCCGGCCTCCAGTCCCACCAGAGGGtccacactggggagaagccGTACACGTGTGACGTCTGTGGAAAGGGTTTTAGATACAGTTCGCAGTTCATATACCACCAGCGAGGCCACACTGGAGaaaaaccttacaaatgtgagGAGTGTGGGAAAGGCTTTGGAAGGAGCTTGAATCTTCGCCATCATCAGAGGGTCCACACGGGAGAGAAGCCCCATAGATGTGGAGAGTGTGGTAAGGCCTTCAGTCTCCCCTCAAATCTTAGAGTCCATCTGAGTATCCACATTAGGGAGAAACTATTTAAATGTGCGGAGTGTGGGAAGAGCTTCAGTCAAAGTTTCCGTCTTCGAGCCCATCAGAGAGTCCACACTGGTGAGAAACCATACAAATGTGACGTATGTGGTAAGGACTTCAGTCACCGTTCACGTCTTACGTACCATCAGAAAGTCCATGCCGGCAAGAATCGTTCGAAGTGA
- the ZNF227 gene encoding zinc finger protein 227 isoform X2 — MEESRPPAEAERRSAEGWDPSALRPHLPSTAATSIGASTKDSWLFGLPVRSGHPGRTSRVMPPQDSDLSEKEQEKMTYFQEAVTFKDVAVVFTIEELGLLDSAQRKLYRDVTLENFRNLVSVGHLPLKPDMVSQLEAEEELWVMERETQRNGCCSEIRLAVPSGSKNQGEMETLRKAALKYLSYEELSCWQIRKQVAGDLTMCLRGKGSQLLRRDSVQVSENENNVMNYKGNISTSTASQELSVWKTRDSRGNARLHESQKQSRGQQVNVKNNLSVYGTFVKKSPLRDHPGTDPEQKPYKYSDRGKSTCDGFRPHVPPGGGLLPCRERGQGFGYSAMLPLRDVHTGEKCSSQCPHLQALQRIRPREKRSKRQESSDCFGKSAFLRHLPNHAGEKSYRCDRCGKGFSSSTGLIIHYRTHTGEKPYKCEECGKCFSQSSNFQCHQRVHTEEKPYKCEECGKGFGWSVNLRVHQRVHRGEKPYKCEECGKGFTQAAHCHIHQRVHTGEKPYRCDVCGKGFSHNSPLICHRRVHTGEKPYKCEACGKGFTRNTDLHIHFRVHTGEKPYKCKECGKGFSQASNLQVHQNVHTGEKRFKCETCGKGFSQSSKLQTHQRVHTGEKPYKCDVCGKDFSYSSNLKLHQVIHTGEKPYACEECGKAFSWRSNLHAHQRVHSGEKPYKCEECDKSFSQAVDFRVHQRVHTGEKPYTCGVCGKGFSQSSGLQSHQRVHTGEKPYTCDVCGKGFRYSSQFIYHQRGHTGEKPYKCEECGKGFGRSLNLRHHQRVHTGEKPHRCGECGKAFSLPSNLRVHLSIHIREKLFKCAECGKSFSQSFRLRAHQRVHTGEKPYKCDVCGKDFSHRSRLTYHQKVHAGKNRSK; from the exons ATGGAGGAGTCGCGGCCGCCGGCGGAGGCTGAGAGACGGAGTGCGGAAGGTTGGGATCCCTCTGCTCTCCGCCCCCACTTACCCAGCACCGCTGCTACTTCTATAG GTGCAAGCACAAAGGATTCCTGGCTCTTTGGACTTCCCGTCCGCTCAGGTCATCCGGGGAGAACCTCACGAG TTATGCCTCCTCAGGACTCTGACCTTTCcgagaaggagcaggagaaaaTGACCTACTTTCAG GAGGCAGTGACGTTCAAGGACGTGGCCGTGGTCTTCACCATAGAGGAGCTGGGGCTGCTGGACTCCGCCCAGAGGAAGCTGTACCGAGACGTGACGCTGGAGAACTTCCGGAACCTGGTTTCTGTGG GACATCTTCCCCTCAAGCCAGATATGGTGTCCCAGTTGGAGGCAGAAGAAGAGCTTTGGGTGATGGAAAGAGAAACCCAAAGAAATGGATGTTGCAGTGAGATCCGCCTGGCTGTCCCTTCAG GCAGCAAGAATCAAGGTGAGATGGAGACTCTTCGAAAAGCTGCCTTGAAATACCTTTCATATGAAGAACTATCCTGCTGGCAAATCAGGAAGCAGGTTGCAGGTGATTTAACCATGTGTCTTCGGGGGAAGGGCTCCCAGTTACTCCGACGTGATTCTGTCCAGGTTTCTGAAAATGAGAACAATGTAATGAATTATAAAGGAAATATCTCCACTTCCACTGCAAGTCAAGAGCTGTCAGTCTGGAAAACTCGGGATTCTCGTGGGAATGCCCGCCTGCATGAGTCGCAGAAGCAGAGCAGAGGTCAGCAAGTTAATGTGAAAAATAACCTGAGTGTATATGGAACCTTCGTGAAGAAATCCCCACTTAGGGACCATCCTGGCACTGACCCAGAGCAGAAACCCTACAAATACAGCGACCGTGGCAAAAGCACTTGTGATGGTTTCCGTCCGCATGTACCCCCGGGAGGGGGCCTCCTCCCGTGTCGTGAGCGTGGACAGGGCTTCGGTTACAGCGCCATGCTTCCGCTGCGGGACGTTCACACCGGAGAGAAGTGCTCGAGTCAGTGCCCACACCTGCAGGCTCTTCAGAGAATCCGTCCAAGAGAGAAGCGCAGTAAACGTCAGGAATCCAGTGATTGCTTCGGTAAGAGCGCTTTTCTCCGTCATCTGCCTAACCACGCAGGGGAGAAGTCCTACAGATGTGACCGTTGTGGCAAGGGATTCAGTAGCAGCACAGGCCTGATCATTCATTACAGGACtcacactggagaaaaacctTATAAATGTGAGGAGTGCGGCAAATGCTTTAGCCAAAGTTCAAATTTTCAATGCCATCAGAGAGTCCACACTGAAGAGAAACCATACAAGTGTGAAGAGTGTGGTAAGGGCTTTGGTTGGAGTGTTAATCTTCGTGTTCATCAGAGGGTCCACAGGGGTGAGAAACCCTACAAGTGTGAGGAGTGTGGGAAGGGCTTCACTCAGGCTGCCCACTGTCACATACACCAGAGGGTCCACACCGGGGAGAAGCCGTACAGATGTGACGTCTGTGGAAAGGGCTTCAGTCATAACTCACCGTTAATATGCCATCGGAGggttcacactggagagaaaccatacAAATGTGAGGCGTGTGGGAAGGGCTTTACCCGTAACACAGATCTTCACATCCATTTCCGAgttcacacaggagagaaaccgtACAAGTGTAAGGAGTGTGGGAAGGGCTTCAGTCAGGCCTCTAATCTTCAAGTCCATCAGAACGTCCACACTGGGGAAAAACGATTCAAATGTGAGACGTGTGGGAAGGGCTTCAGTCAGTCATCGAAGCTTCAAACGCATCAGAGagtccacactggagagaagccgTACAAATGTGATGTGTGTGGTAAGGACTTCAGTTACAGTTCAAATCTGAAACTGCACCAAGtaattcacactggagaaaaaccaTATGCATGCGAGGAGTGCGGGAAGGCCTTCAGTTGGCGATCGAATCTTCATGCTCATCAGCGAGTCCACTCTGGGGAGAAACCCTATAAATGTGAGGAGTGTGATAAAAGCTTCAGTCAGGCCGTAGACTTTCGGGTACATCAGCGAGtccacactggggagaagccGTACACGTGCGGTGTGTGCGGGAAGGGCTTCAGTCAGTCTTCCGGCCTCCAGTCCCACCAGAGGGtccacactggggagaagccGTACACGTGTGACGTCTGTGGAAAGGGTTTTAGATACAGTTCGCAGTTCATATACCACCAGCGAGGCCACACTGGAGaaaaaccttacaaatgtgagGAGTGTGGGAAAGGCTTTGGAAGGAGCTTGAATCTTCGCCATCATCAGAGGGTCCACACGGGAGAGAAGCCCCATAGATGTGGAGAGTGTGGTAAGGCCTTCAGTCTCCCCTCAAATCTTAGAGTCCATCTGAGTATCCACATTAGGGAGAAACTATTTAAATGTGCGGAGTGTGGGAAGAGCTTCAGTCAAAGTTTCCGTCTTCGAGCCCATCAGAGAGTCCACACTGGTGAGAAACCATACAAATGTGACGTATGTGGTAAGGACTTCAGTCACCGTTCACGTCTTACGTACCATCAGAAAGTCCATGCCGGCAAGAATCGTTCGAAGTGA